One window from the genome of Rufibacter tibetensis encodes:
- the hisC gene encoding histidinol-phosphate transaminase, whose translation MFSIDNFIRPHLKSLKPYSSARDEFEGEASVYLDANENNLGSLAGGVDYNRYPDPYQKTIKEKLSKLKGIRPEQIFIGNGSDEAIDLLMRLVCEPGRNEVLLLPPTYGMYEVSANIHNVGIQRVPLDEHFQPVFEKIAEKQTESTKILFLCSPNNPTGNILEPATVEKLIRSFNGLVVVDEAYIDFTDIPSWSTRLDEFPNLLVMQTLSKAWGMAGLRLGMAFASPEIIGYLNKIKPPYNINVVTQELVSAALDKTAQLQDMLQVIIKERTRLVEAFEALPLIEKVYPSDANFVLVQVHNANELYAYLLERGVVVRNRSTQPGCANCLRITIGTPAENDNLLESLNAYSAQEATL comes from the coding sequence ATGTTTTCAATAGATAATTTCATTCGTCCGCACCTGAAATCACTGAAGCCGTATTCATCGGCGCGTGATGAGTTTGAAGGCGAAGCCAGCGTCTATCTGGACGCAAACGAGAATAACCTGGGCAGTCTGGCTGGTGGCGTAGATTATAACCGCTACCCAGACCCATACCAGAAAACCATCAAAGAAAAACTGTCAAAGCTGAAAGGCATACGGCCAGAGCAAATCTTCATAGGCAACGGTTCAGACGAAGCCATTGACTTGTTGATGCGTCTAGTGTGTGAGCCGGGTCGTAATGAAGTTTTGTTATTACCACCCACGTATGGTATGTATGAGGTAAGTGCTAACATCCATAATGTGGGCATTCAGCGCGTACCTTTAGATGAGCACTTTCAGCCTGTTTTTGAGAAAATAGCCGAAAAACAAACTGAGAGCACCAAGATTCTTTTCCTGTGTTCGCCAAATAACCCAACCGGAAATATTCTGGAGCCTGCTACGGTAGAGAAGCTTATCCGTTCTTTCAACGGATTGGTAGTAGTGGATGAAGCATACATTGACTTCACTGATATTCCTAGCTGGAGTACCCGTTTAGATGAGTTCCCAAACCTGCTGGTGATGCAGACGCTTTCTAAAGCGTGGGGAATGGCCGGTCTACGTTTGGGAATGGCCTTCGCTTCGCCAGAAATCATTGGCTATCTGAACAAAATTAAACCACCTTATAATATCAACGTTGTAACGCAGGAGCTGGTAAGTGCTGCTTTAGATAAAACTGCACAATTGCAGGATATGCTACAAGTTATCATCAAAGAACGTACTCGTTTAGTCGAAGCTTTTGAAGCACTTCCTTTGATTGAGAAAGTGTACCCGTCAGATGCCAATTTTGTGCTGGTACAGGTGCATAACGCCAATGAACTATATGCCTACTTGTTAGAGCGTGGAGTAGTAGTTCGTAACCGTTCTACCCAACCGGGCTGTGCAAATTGCCTGCGCATCACTATTGGTACGCCTGCTGAAAACGATAATCTTTTAGAATCACTGAACGCTTATTCCGCCCAAGAAGCTACTCTGTAA
- a CDS encoding TonB-dependent receptor — protein sequence MFKRLGWCIGLLLFLLSFPAFAQQALLQGVVQDSKQQPLAGATITLKDNSISTATDARGRFTLKLDPNTHYSLVTSYIGYQTISREVELLPQETRYITIELQEENSRINEVRVEGRNLNDTREQISITRLDPRLTQTLPAPFQEFNKILLTLPGVTSNNELSSSYSVRGGNYDENLVYVNGIEVYRPFLSISGQQEGLSFVNPDLVEDVTFSSGGWQPKYGDKLSSVLDIQYRKPSKFAATVSGSLTGGSMHTEGTAANRRVTYLIGARHKNAAYVLNSLEVEGDYRPKFSDVQAYLTYNLSSARHRETGLDPKTQLSFLGNIAQNNYLVRPETRETSFGTQSQMLQLLVGYDGQEQLRFTNYQGGLRLQHDFTSNLRSELIYSGLYSQEREFRDLESGYRFCDVVPTPGVSSFNRCAGERGVGTRYEYSRNRLRAALQTLEFRTTWSPSNRSQFSAGVKGSRENIRDVVQEYSFQDSSDYVFNLNRLQSQQDLSSWRYQGFAQHQWAIDSLKTLTYGIRLHYWSVNKEVSLSPRFQYAMQIPRLQDWSFKVASGLYVQAPLYRELRNAHGNLVIDLANQKSWHFITGTEYRFLKWDRPFKLSAEAYYKFLPSVIPYDQDNMRVRYLPDVRATAYAMGVDVRVNGEFIKGEESWFSVGFMRTRENLAGDSTIIRDQQTGEVVSKEARGYIRRPTDQLINFGVFFQDHLPNNPTLRMYLNMVFSSGLPFSPPGNINLRSSFPGPSYKRVDIGFSKLISLRGPEESSGFGLKSLWLSLEVLNLISANNVISYNYVQDFNATTYAVPNYLTGRLVNLRFIAKL from the coding sequence ATGTTCAAGCGATTGGGGTGGTGTATTGGGCTATTACTGTTTCTTCTTAGCTTCCCTGCTTTTGCACAGCAGGCTTTGCTGCAAGGGGTTGTACAAGACAGCAAACAACAACCATTAGCTGGTGCCACCATCACTCTAAAAGACAATAGCATTTCCACTGCCACTGATGCCCGGGGCAGGTTTACATTAAAGCTTGACCCAAATACTCATTATTCTTTAGTAACAAGCTACATAGGATATCAGACCATTAGTAGGGAGGTAGAATTACTACCCCAGGAAACAAGGTATATCACTATTGAACTTCAGGAAGAAAACAGCCGCATAAATGAAGTAAGAGTTGAGGGCAGAAACCTCAATGACACTAGGGAGCAAATAAGCATCACCCGCCTTGATCCTCGTTTAACCCAAACTCTTCCAGCCCCTTTTCAGGAATTCAACAAAATTCTGCTAACGCTGCCCGGGGTTACAAGCAATAATGAACTGTCTTCCAGCTATTCAGTGAGGGGCGGCAATTACGATGAGAATTTAGTGTACGTCAATGGAATTGAAGTATACCGTCCGTTTCTCAGCATTAGCGGTCAGCAGGAAGGTCTAAGCTTTGTCAATCCTGATTTGGTGGAGGATGTGACGTTTTCCTCAGGAGGGTGGCAACCCAAGTACGGCGACAAATTATCATCTGTATTAGACATTCAGTACCGAAAGCCTTCAAAATTTGCAGCAACCGTCTCTGGTAGCTTAACCGGCGGATCAATGCATACCGAAGGAACAGCTGCAAACCGTAGGGTTACCTATTTAATTGGTGCCCGCCATAAGAATGCAGCCTATGTCCTGAATAGCTTAGAGGTGGAAGGAGATTACAGGCCCAAATTCTCTGATGTTCAAGCGTACCTCACCTATAATTTATCCTCTGCCAGACACCGTGAAACAGGACTAGACCCTAAAACCCAGCTTAGCTTCCTGGGCAACATTGCCCAGAACAACTACTTGGTTCGGCCCGAAACCCGGGAAACTTCCTTTGGGACACAGTCCCAAATGCTGCAGTTGCTGGTGGGGTATGACGGCCAGGAACAATTGCGCTTCACCAATTACCAGGGAGGCCTTCGGCTCCAGCACGACTTTACTTCTAACTTACGTTCTGAATTAATCTATTCTGGTTTGTACAGCCAGGAACGGGAATTTAGGGATTTGGAATCTGGGTACCGCTTCTGTGACGTGGTACCAACTCCAGGTGTTTCCTCTTTTAACCGCTGTGCTGGTGAACGGGGAGTTGGCACCAGGTACGAGTATTCCAGAAACCGCCTGAGAGCCGCCCTGCAAACCTTGGAGTTTAGAACCACATGGTCTCCTTCAAACAGAAGTCAATTCAGTGCCGGTGTAAAAGGCAGCCGGGAAAACATCAGAGATGTGGTACAGGAATATTCGTTTCAGGATTCTTCTGACTATGTCTTCAACCTGAACAGGCTACAAAGTCAGCAGGATCTTTCTTCTTGGCGTTATCAGGGTTTTGCGCAACACCAATGGGCTATTGATAGTTTGAAAACTCTGACTTACGGTATACGACTTCATTATTGGTCAGTGAACAAGGAGGTTTCACTAAGTCCCCGCTTCCAATATGCCATGCAGATCCCACGCTTGCAAGATTGGTCGTTCAAGGTGGCTAGTGGTTTGTACGTGCAGGCTCCTTTGTACCGTGAACTGCGTAATGCGCATGGTAACTTAGTGATAGATTTAGCTAACCAGAAATCATGGCACTTCATAACGGGCACAGAGTACAGGTTCTTAAAATGGGATAGGCCTTTCAAACTTTCTGCTGAGGCATATTATAAATTTCTTCCTTCGGTCATTCCCTATGACCAGGATAATATGAGGGTGAGATACCTGCCAGACGTTAGGGCAACTGCGTACGCCATGGGAGTAGATGTACGGGTAAACGGGGAATTTATCAAAGGAGAGGAGTCTTGGTTTAGCGTTGGTTTTATGAGAACAAGAGAGAATCTCGCAGGTGACTCCACCATCATCAGAGATCAGCAGACAGGAGAGGTGGTGTCTAAAGAAGCACGTGGGTACATTAGAAGACCCACAGATCAATTAATCAACTTCGGAGTTTTCTTTCAGGACCATCTACCCAATAACCCTACTTTACGGATGTACCTGAACATGGTGTTCAGCTCTGGTTTACCGTTTAGCCCGCCGGGGAACATTAACCTCAGAAGCTCCTTTCCAGGTCCCAGCTACAAACGCGTAGATATTGGGTTCTCTAAATTAATTTCCTTGCGGGGTCCAGAAGAAAGCAGTGGCTTCGGGTTGAAAAGCCTATGGTTGAGTTTGGAGGTTCTAAATCTTATATCTGCCAACAATGTCATCTCCTACAACTACGTACAGGATTTTAATGCTACTACCTACGCAGTTCCCAACTACCTGACCGGAAGGTTAGTGAACCTGCGGTTTATAGCAAAATTGTAA
- the rpe gene encoding ribulose-phosphate 3-epimerase yields MSHLIAPSVLAANFGQLDHDVEMLNQSTADWIHIDVMDGRFVPNISFGFPVLQAIQKKAQKTMDVHLMIEQPEKYIEQFREGGAHIITVHYEACTHLHSILQQIKATGARAGVALNPHTPISFLSDVIQDIEVVCLMSVNPGFGGQKFIQHTYQKIRELKALIQEKGSACLIEIDGGVNLENAPLLVAAGADVLVAGSFVFNSQDPTQTILDLKQFTIYS; encoded by the coding sequence ATGTCTCACTTAATCGCTCCTTCTGTATTGGCCGCTAATTTTGGGCAGCTGGATCATGATGTTGAAATGCTCAACCAAAGTACCGCCGACTGGATCCATATAGACGTGATGGATGGGAGGTTTGTGCCTAATATCTCATTTGGTTTTCCGGTTTTGCAGGCTATTCAGAAAAAGGCCCAGAAAACGATGGATGTGCATCTCATGATAGAACAGCCTGAAAAGTACATTGAGCAATTCAGGGAAGGGGGCGCACATATTATCACAGTTCATTATGAAGCATGCACCCATTTACACAGCATACTTCAGCAGATTAAAGCCACAGGAGCAAGAGCGGGAGTAGCCTTAAACCCACACACTCCCATTTCCTTTCTTTCTGATGTAATACAAGACATAGAAGTAGTGTGCTTGATGTCCGTAAACCCTGGGTTTGGTGGTCAGAAGTTTATCCAGCATACTTATCAGAAAATAAGAGAATTAAAGGCATTGATCCAGGAAAAAGGTTCTGCTTGTTTAATTGAGATTGATGGAGGAGTAAACCTGGAGAACGCGCCTTTGCTGGTAGCTGCCGGAGCAGATGTGTTGGTAGCAGGTTCTTTTGTTTTCAACTCTCAGGATCCCACCCAGACTATTCTTGATCTGAAACAGTTTACCATATACAGCTGA
- a CDS encoding DUF2911 domain-containing protein encodes MNKITISFILVLLSITVRAQNLLKLPQVSPRAVLNYTVGVTDITINYGAPGVKNRAVWGKLVPYGQVWRAGANEATTIKFSTDVRITQEKIPAGTYTLYVLPVDSSNWTFILSKQKGLWGTEGYDSKQDLIRLPFSPQPAPFHETLQYTIQDITPNGGRLTLNWADKQLAVPIRVESHKETMNLIKESLQKSQPTDWMVYAQAVNYLIQQNQDHEQALQWVNKSITIEENFYNIWLKAKLLAQKNEYAEALELNKKAQKLGKKSLESYQTYANEIEDAAVLWKEKRFTVN; translated from the coding sequence ATGAATAAAATAACAATTTCCTTTATACTCGTTTTACTATCTATTACTGTTCGTGCTCAGAACTTATTGAAGTTGCCACAGGTAAGTCCCAGGGCAGTTTTGAATTACACCGTTGGAGTTACTGACATTACGATCAACTATGGAGCACCAGGGGTTAAAAACAGAGCAGTATGGGGAAAACTGGTTCCATACGGACAGGTTTGGAGAGCGGGGGCTAATGAAGCCACTACTATCAAATTCAGCACTGATGTTCGGATTACCCAAGAGAAAATTCCGGCTGGTACGTACACCCTTTATGTTTTACCCGTAGATTCTTCTAATTGGACCTTTATCTTAAGCAAACAGAAAGGACTCTGGGGAACTGAAGGGTATGATTCCAAACAAGACTTAATCCGGTTGCCCTTCAGCCCACAGCCTGCTCCTTTTCATGAAACCCTTCAATACACTATTCAGGATATTACCCCTAATGGCGGAAGATTGACTTTAAATTGGGCAGATAAACAATTGGCAGTGCCTATTAGAGTTGAGTCGCACAAGGAGACCATGAACTTGATCAAGGAGTCCCTGCAGAAGTCTCAACCTACAGATTGGATGGTGTACGCCCAGGCTGTTAACTATTTGATACAGCAGAACCAAGACCATGAGCAGGCCTTACAATGGGTGAACAAATCCATTACTATTGAAGAGAATTTTTATAATATTTGGCTTAAAGCAAAGCTGTTGGCACAGAAAAATGAATATGCCGAAGCCTTAGAATTAAACAAGAAAGCTCAAAAACTTGGAAAAAAGTCGTTGGAATCTTACCAGACTTATGCCAACGAGATTGAAGATGCAGCTGTTCTTTGGAAAGAAAAACGCTTCACCGTTAATTAA
- the hisB gene encoding bifunctional histidinol-phosphatase/imidazoleglycerol-phosphate dehydratase HisB, producing the protein MKKVLFIDRDGTILLEPPTDYQVDSFEKFSFYPKVIRNLYKIFTELDYEFVMVTNQDGLGTDSYPENTFWPYQNKMLEILEGEDIKFSHIHIDRSFEHENSPNRKPRLGMMGQYLTSEYDLANSYVIGDRLTDVQMAKNLGSKSILLQDVANEDATFISTDWDTIYNFLRLPARTATIQRNTNETQISVEINLDGEGKSDMQTGVGFFDHMLDQLARHSGVDMRIHVKGDLHIDEHHTIEDTALALGEAFAQAIGDKRGISRYGFLLPMDDALVHAAIDFSGRPWLVWDAKFSREKIGDMPTEMFMHFFKSFSDTSKSNLNIKAEGENEHHKIEAIFKAVSKAIKMALVRDVNKMEIPSTKGVL; encoded by the coding sequence ATGAAAAAAGTTTTATTTATAGACCGCGACGGTACCATTCTCCTTGAACCACCTACCGATTATCAGGTAGACTCATTTGAGAAGTTTTCTTTCTACCCGAAGGTCATCCGTAACCTTTACAAAATATTTACAGAGTTAGATTACGAGTTCGTGATGGTTACCAACCAAGACGGGCTAGGCACAGATTCTTACCCTGAAAATACATTCTGGCCATACCAAAATAAGATGCTGGAGATTCTGGAAGGCGAGGACATTAAATTCTCTCATATCCACATTGACCGCAGTTTTGAGCACGAAAACAGCCCTAACCGCAAACCACGGTTAGGCATGATGGGCCAGTACCTCACCAGCGAATATGACTTGGCTAACTCTTATGTGATTGGCGACCGCCTCACAGATGTGCAGATGGCGAAGAACCTAGGTTCTAAGAGCATTTTGTTACAGGACGTAGCCAATGAAGATGCTACTTTCATCAGTACAGACTGGGATACCATTTATAACTTCCTGCGTTTACCAGCCCGAACCGCAACCATCCAGCGGAACACGAATGAGACGCAAATCAGTGTAGAAATTAACCTGGACGGTGAAGGTAAATCAGACATGCAGACGGGAGTTGGTTTCTTTGACCACATGCTGGATCAGTTAGCTCGTCACTCTGGCGTAGACATGCGCATTCACGTTAAAGGTGATTTACACATTGATGAGCACCATACCATTGAAGATACCGCTTTAGCCTTAGGTGAAGCTTTCGCGCAAGCCATTGGCGATAAACGTGGCATTAGCCGTTACGGCTTCCTTTTACCGATGGATGATGCCTTAGTTCACGCCGCTATTGATTTCTCTGGTCGCCCATGGTTAGTGTGGGATGCTAAATTCTCTCGTGAGAAAATAGGAGACATGCCCACTGAGATGTTCATGCACTTCTTCAAATCATTCTCAGACACGTCTAAGTCTAATCTCAACATCAAGGCAGAAGGCGAGAATGAGCACCACAAAATTGAAGCTATCTTCAAAGCCGTATCTAAGGCAATCAAGATGGCATTGGTTCGTGACGTGAACAAAATGGAAATTCCAAGCACCAAAGGCGTTCTATAA
- the hisH gene encoding imidazole glycerol phosphate synthase subunit HisH, translated as MKIVIVDYKAGNVQSVLFALERLGAQATVTSNAEEIQSADKVIFPGVGEASSAMRALKVNNLDQLLPTLTQPFLGVCLGMQLLCQHSEEGDTVMLGIIPVPVKKFDAAVKVPHMGWNNLHHLKSDLFTGINEDEYAYFVHSFYAPVTEHTIAQSSYPEPFSAALQYKNFYAVQFHTEKSGPAGAHILQNFLNL; from the coding sequence ATGAAAATCGTCATAGTTGATTATAAAGCAGGTAACGTGCAGAGTGTACTTTTCGCCTTAGAGCGATTGGGCGCACAAGCTACCGTTACCTCCAATGCGGAAGAGATTCAATCAGCCGACAAGGTAATTTTCCCGGGTGTAGGCGAAGCTTCTTCAGCAATGCGTGCTCTCAAAGTAAATAACCTGGATCAGCTGTTACCTACCCTTACGCAACCCTTTCTAGGTGTTTGCCTGGGTATGCAGTTGCTTTGTCAGCACTCTGAAGAAGGTGATACAGTGATGCTGGGCATTATTCCGGTGCCGGTGAAAAAATTTGACGCAGCTGTGAAAGTGCCGCACATGGGCTGGAACAATTTGCATCACCTGAAAAGTGATTTATTCACTGGTATTAATGAAGATGAGTACGCTTACTTCGTGCATAGCTTCTATGCGCCGGTAACAGAGCATACTATTGCGCAGAGTTCATATCCAGAGCCTTTCAGTGCCGCCTTGCAATACAAAAACTTCTACGCAGTACAGTTTCATACCGAGAAAAGTGGTCCTGCGGGAGCACATATTCTTCAGAACTTCTTAAATCTCTAA
- the hisG gene encoding ATP phosphoribosyltransferase, translated as MIRLAIQKSGRLSDDSLKLIRECGISFISASSKLKTEATNFPLEILFLRDDDIPGYVADGVADIGIVGQNVLVEEGLQELTVKTLGFSKCRLSLAVSKGDTYQDVTTLKGKSIATSYPNLLQEFLTSKGVQADIHTISGSVEIAPSIGLADAVCDIVSSGSTLISNGLREVETVFKSEAVLIANKNLDPEKNRLLQQLLFRMEAVQKAQKSKYVVLNAPNDAISEIKNLLPGIKSPTVIPLAEEGWSSLHSVVNEDDFWDIIQKLKEAGAEGILVVPIEKMIG; from the coding sequence ATGATCCGGTTAGCCATTCAAAAGTCCGGGCGCCTTTCTGATGATTCTTTGAAACTCATTAGAGAGTGCGGCATTTCTTTTATCAGTGCTTCTTCTAAACTTAAAACCGAAGCCACCAATTTCCCTCTTGAAATTTTGTTCCTCCGTGATGATGACATTCCTGGCTATGTAGCCGACGGAGTGGCTGATATTGGCATTGTAGGTCAGAATGTGCTGGTAGAGGAAGGATTGCAGGAGTTAACAGTCAAGACCCTTGGCTTCAGCAAGTGCCGTTTGTCTTTGGCTGTCTCTAAAGGAGATACCTACCAGGACGTGACCACTTTAAAAGGTAAAAGCATTGCTACTTCATACCCCAACCTTTTACAGGAGTTTTTAACCTCTAAAGGTGTTCAAGCCGATATCCATACCATTAGTGGTTCAGTAGAGATTGCGCCTAGCATAGGATTGGCAGATGCTGTATGTGACATTGTTTCTTCTGGATCAACCTTGATCAGCAATGGTCTGCGTGAAGTAGAAACAGTATTTAAATCTGAAGCAGTCCTCATCGCTAATAAAAATCTAGATCCTGAGAAGAACAGGTTACTGCAGCAACTCTTGTTCAGAATGGAGGCGGTGCAGAAAGCCCAGAAGTCAAAGTACGTGGTGTTAAATGCCCCAAATGACGCGATTTCTGAAATTAAAAATCTGTTACCAGGCATCAAATCTCCTACCGTTATTCCATTGGCCGAAGAAGGCTGGAGTTCTTTACACTCTGTAGTGAATGAAGATGATTTCTGGGATATCATCCAGAAGCTGAAAGAAGCCGGCGCAGAAGGTATTCTGGTGGTACCTATTGAAAAGATGATTGGGTAA
- the hisD gene encoding histidinol dehydrogenase, giving the protein MKTYLYPKQEEWAALTQRPVQKLDQLRAGVQQTFDLVQQSGDAALIELAAKFDKAALQSVWVTDEEVAAAIPQVSEELKEAIELAYSNIMRFHEAQREPVQRVETMSGVTCWRKSVGIQKVGLYIPGGSAPLFSTLLMLGVPAQIAGCREIILATPPSADGSINATILYTANKLGIKRILKAGGAQAIAAMAFGTQTVPAVDKIFGPGNQYVTAAKQMVTQMGVAIDMPAGPSEVLVIADDSADADFVAADLLSQAEHGPDSQVVFVSNSENLLKNVQAAVVDQVAKLPRQTVAEQALNNSIGVVLSTLEDALAFSNLYAPEHLILSVDAPEVLAGQVTQAGSVFMGHFSPESVGDYASGTNHTLPTNGYARNYSGVSLDSFVKKITFQQLTRESLERIGPAVEIMAEAEGLHAHKNAVTIRLTKK; this is encoded by the coding sequence ATGAAGACCTATCTATATCCAAAACAAGAGGAATGGGCAGCCTTAACGCAGAGACCAGTACAGAAACTGGATCAGTTGCGGGCAGGGGTGCAGCAAACTTTTGATCTGGTACAGCAAAGTGGCGATGCAGCTCTGATTGAGTTAGCCGCTAAATTTGACAAGGCAGCGCTGCAAAGTGTATGGGTAACCGACGAGGAAGTTGCCGCTGCTATTCCGCAAGTTTCTGAAGAGCTGAAAGAAGCAATTGAGTTAGCCTACAGCAACATAATGCGTTTTCATGAAGCGCAGCGTGAACCGGTACAACGGGTTGAGACCATGTCAGGTGTTACCTGCTGGAGAAAGTCAGTAGGTATCCAGAAGGTGGGTTTGTACATACCGGGCGGTTCTGCTCCTTTGTTCTCTACGCTGCTCATGTTGGGTGTACCTGCCCAGATTGCAGGTTGCCGTGAGATCATTCTGGCTACACCACCAAGCGCAGATGGCTCTATTAATGCTACCATTCTCTATACTGCAAATAAATTAGGTATCAAACGCATCTTAAAGGCAGGCGGGGCACAAGCCATCGCAGCTATGGCATTTGGCACCCAGACTGTTCCGGCAGTTGATAAAATCTTTGGTCCGGGCAACCAGTACGTAACTGCAGCTAAGCAAATGGTGACTCAAATGGGAGTAGCCATTGATATGCCAGCTGGCCCATCGGAAGTATTGGTGATTGCCGATGATTCTGCTGATGCAGATTTCGTGGCGGCTGATCTGCTTTCACAGGCAGAACACGGCCCAGACTCACAGGTAGTTTTTGTCTCGAATTCTGAAAATCTGCTCAAAAACGTGCAGGCTGCGGTAGTGGATCAGGTTGCTAAATTACCTCGTCAGACGGTGGCGGAACAAGCATTGAACAACAGCATTGGTGTGGTTTTAAGCACGTTGGAAGATGCTTTAGCTTTTTCAAATCTCTATGCACCGGAGCACCTAATCCTTTCTGTGGATGCACCAGAAGTATTGGCTGGACAGGTAACTCAGGCAGGTTCTGTCTTCATGGGCCACTTTAGCCCAGAATCTGTAGGTGACTATGCTTCAGGAACTAATCACACGCTACCTACCAATGGATATGCCCGCAATTACAGCGGTGTTTCCCTGGATAGTTTCGTGAAGAAGATTACATTCCAGCAACTGACCCGTGAAAGTTTAGAGCGCATTGGTCCTGCGGTGGAAATAATGGCCGAGGCAGAAGGGTTACATGCCCATAAAAATGCGGTGACCATTAGACTAACCAAGAAATAA
- the mnmA gene encoding tRNA 2-thiouridine(34) synthase MnmA, with translation MSSKGRVLVAMSGGIDSSVAAVLLHEQGYEVVGMTMKTWDYASAGGSKKETGCCSLDSINDARDIAVQLGFPHYIIDIREEFGDYVINHFTDEYIAGRTPNPCVLCNTHIKWDALLRRADKLGCDFIATGHYANIREENGRYVISKGKDHNKDQSYALWGISQESLSRTIFPLGQLHKTEIRQMAMDRGFDALVKKAESYEICFIPDNDYRGFLKRRVPTLQAEVAGGEFVLEDGTVVGKHEGYPFYTIGQRKGLGVALGYPAFVTRIEKETNRVVLGNYEQLAKNGMNVGKLSMVKYENLLGLPTETITKVRYNDPGTAATIEQVGDKMLVKFHAGVNAIAPGQAAVFYEGDDVIGGGWIETSFIVD, from the coding sequence ATGAGTTCAAAAGGAAGAGTATTAGTGGCCATGAGTGGTGGCATTGATTCCTCCGTGGCAGCGGTTTTGCTCCACGAGCAGGGATATGAAGTAGTGGGCATGACCATGAAAACCTGGGACTATGCCAGTGCCGGGGGAAGCAAAAAGGAAACAGGGTGCTGTAGCCTTGATTCAATTAACGATGCTCGTGACATTGCGGTGCAACTGGGGTTCCCACATTATATAATTGACATCAGAGAAGAGTTCGGGGATTACGTCATCAACCATTTCACTGATGAGTACATTGCCGGCCGTACCCCAAACCCGTGTGTTCTTTGCAACACCCACATAAAATGGGACGCTCTGCTAAGGCGCGCAGACAAATTGGGGTGTGACTTTATAGCAACAGGCCATTACGCTAATATTAGAGAAGAGAATGGCCGGTATGTAATTTCCAAAGGGAAAGACCACAACAAAGACCAGTCATACGCGCTTTGGGGGATTTCACAGGAAAGCTTAAGCCGAACTATCTTCCCGTTAGGCCAATTGCATAAAACTGAAATCCGTCAAATGGCTATGGACCGTGGATTTGATGCATTGGTGAAAAAAGCTGAGTCGTATGAAATCTGCTTTATTCCGGACAACGACTACCGGGGCTTCCTGAAAAGAAGAGTTCCTACTTTACAGGCAGAAGTAGCTGGTGGGGAGTTTGTGCTGGAAGACGGCACTGTAGTGGGCAAGCATGAAGGCTATCCGTTCTATACCATCGGGCAGCGCAAAGGCTTAGGAGTGGCTTTGGGTTATCCGGCGTTTGTAACCCGTATAGAGAAAGAAACGAACAGGGTAGTGCTAGGCAATTATGAGCAGTTAGCTAAAAACGGCATGAACGTTGGCAAATTGAGTATGGTGAAGTATGAAAACCTGTTGGGCTTACCAACTGAGACCATTACTAAAGTACGCTACAATGACCCGGGTACTGCTGCCACCATTGAACAGGTAGGTGACAAAATGCTGGTGAAGTTTCATGCTGGCGTGAATGCCATAGCCCCTGGTCAAGCTGCCGTTTTCTACGAAGGAGATGATGTGATTGGCGGTGGTTGGATTGAAACCAGTTTTATAGTAGACTAA